In Flavobacteriaceae bacterium, the following proteins share a genomic window:
- a CDS encoding acyl carrier protein — MSDIASRVKAIIVDKLGVDENEVVTEASFTNDLGADSLDTVELIMEFEKEFDIQIPDDQAENIATVGQAISYIEEAK; from the coding sequence ATGTCAGACATTGCATCAAGAGTAAAAGCGATTATCGTAGACAAATTAGGCGTTGATGAAAACGAAGTTGTAACTGAAGCTAGCTTTACTAACGACTTAGGAGCAGATTCATTAGACACTGTAGAATTAATAATGGAATTTGAAAAAGAATTTGATATTCAAATCCCAGACGATCAAGCTGAAAACATTGCAACAGTAGGTCAAGCAATTTCTTATATAGAAGAAGCAAAATAA
- a CDS encoding ribonuclease H, with amino-acid sequence MSKKKKKYYTVWKGHHTGVFESWNDCKAQIKDFQGAQYKSFATFDAAKKAFKGNYRDYIGKDKSFKSELSALQLKKIGQPNYNSISVDAASSGNPGKMEYRGVDTKSKKQLFLQGPFEEGTNNIGEFLALVHGLAFLKQHNSDRILYTDSKTAMSWVRKKMCNSKLKRNTKNKALFDLVDRATLWLKENNYTTTIVKWETKAWGEIPADFGRK; translated from the coding sequence ATGTCAAAAAAGAAAAAGAAATATTATACTGTTTGGAAAGGGCATCATACTGGTGTTTTTGAATCTTGGAATGACTGTAAAGCTCAAATTAAAGATTTTCAAGGAGCTCAATACAAATCATTTGCAACTTTTGATGCTGCTAAAAAAGCATTTAAAGGTAACTACAGAGATTATATAGGAAAAGATAAATCTTTTAAAAGTGAACTTAGTGCGCTTCAACTTAAAAAAATAGGGCAACCTAATTATAATTCCATTTCTGTAGACGCAGCATCTAGTGGAAATCCTGGCAAAATGGAATATCGTGGAGTAGATACTAAAAGTAAAAAGCAATTATTTCTTCAAGGTCCTTTTGAAGAAGGCACTAATAATATTGGAGAATTTTTAGCTTTAGTACATGGCTTAGCGTTTTTAAAACAACATAATAGTGATCGTATTCTTTATACCGATTCTAAAACAGCGATGAGCTGGGTTCGCAAAAAAATGTGTAATTCTAAATTAAAGCGCAATACTAAAAATAAAGCTCTTTTTGATTTAGTAGACAGAGCTACTCTTTGGCTTAAAGAAAATAATTATACAACAACAATCGTAAAATGGGAGACCAAAGCTTGGGGTGAAATTCCAGCAGATTTTGGTAGAAAATAA
- a CDS encoding phosphoribosylglycinamide formyltransferase: MKRIVIFASGGGTNAENLINFFHNKDNASVVQVLTNNPFAKVLDRCKQLKVSALSFNKIAFTQTNDVLNILKTTQPDLIILAGFLWKFPENILAEFPNKVINIHPALLPKYGGKGMYGMNVHKAIVNNKETETGITIHYVNENYDEGAIIFQAKCVVKTLDTAEDVATKIHELEMKYFPEVVEKLLLKEI, translated from the coding sequence ATGAAACGTATTGTAATTTTTGCTTCTGGAGGTGGAACTAATGCTGAAAATTTAATTAATTTTTTTCATAACAAAGATAATGCATCTGTTGTTCAAGTACTGACTAACAATCCTTTTGCCAAAGTCTTAGATAGATGTAAGCAACTTAAAGTAAGTGCTTTATCGTTTAATAAAATTGCATTTACACAAACAAACGATGTTTTAAATATTTTAAAAACTACACAACCAGATCTCATAATTCTCGCTGGGTTTTTATGGAAATTTCCTGAAAATATTTTAGCAGAATTTCCAAATAAAGTTATAAATATTCACCCTGCATTACTTCCAAAATATGGCGGAAAAGGCATGTATGGAATGAACGTTCATAAAGCAATTGTAAATAATAAAGAAACCGAAACTGGTATCACAATTCATTATGTAAATGAGAATTATGATGAAGGTGCTATTATTTTTCAAGCAAAATGCGTCGTAAAAACGCTAGATACAGCAGAAGACGTTGCTACAAAAATTCACGAATTAGAAATGAAATATTTTCCAGAAGTAGTAGAAAAACTTCTTCTCAAAGAAATTTAG
- a CDS encoding amidophosphoribosyltransferase, whose translation MSDALKHECGIALVRLLKPLEYYKEKYGSAFYGVNKMYLMMEKQHNRGQDGAGFASIKLDTKPGQRYISRVRSVEQQPIQDIFAQINERINTELTNHPEYADNVALQKENIPYIGELLLGHVRYGTFGKNSVESVHPFLRQNNWMHRNLIMAGNFNMTNVKELFSNLIELGQHPKEYTDTITIMEKIGHFLDDAVSKIYKDLKKEGYNKHQASPLIAERLNIAKILRRAAKNWDGGYAMAGLMGHGDSFVLRDPAGIRPTYYYKDDEVVVVASERPVIQTVFNVNYDDVKELDPGHAIITKKSGEVLIKQILEPLERKACSFERIYFSRGSDTEIYKERKLLGKLIMPKVMNVINNDIENSVFSYIPNTAETSFFGMTETVEDLLNEQKTAAILNGKGELSSSRVTEILSTRPRIEKIAIKDVKLRTFITEDSSRDDLVAHVYDVTYGVIKPTDNLVIIDDSIVRGTTLKMSILKMMDRLNPKKIVVVSSAPQIRYPDCYGIDMARLEGLVAFRAALALLKDNGNYALVEEVYRKCKAQVDLEDKDVQNFVKEIYDGFTDEQISDKISELLSDESINAEVKIIFQSVENLHIACPKNLGDWYFTGDYPTVGGNRVVNKAFINFYEGNDERAY comes from the coding sequence ATGAGTGATGCTTTAAAACATGAGTGTGGGATTGCACTTGTTAGACTTTTAAAACCATTAGAATACTATAAAGAAAAATATGGTAGTGCATTTTATGGTGTAAATAAAATGTATTTAATGATGGAAAAACAGCATAACCGTGGGCAAGATGGCGCTGGATTTGCAAGCATTAAGTTAGATACCAAGCCTGGGCAACGCTATATAAGTAGAGTTCGCTCTGTAGAGCAACAACCTATTCAAGATATATTTGCACAAATAAATGAGCGAATTAATACTGAGCTTACTAATCATCCTGAATATGCAGATAATGTCGCTTTACAAAAAGAAAACATTCCTTATATAGGAGAACTTTTATTAGGTCATGTACGCTATGGTACCTTTGGGAAAAATAGTGTAGAAAGTGTACATCCTTTTTTAAGACAGAATAATTGGATGCACAGAAATCTTATTATGGCTGGAAACTTTAATATGACTAATGTTAAAGAACTCTTTAGTAATCTTATTGAACTAGGTCAGCATCCAAAAGAGTATACTGACACTATTACAATAATGGAAAAAATAGGTCACTTTTTAGATGATGCTGTAAGTAAAATATATAAAGATCTTAAAAAAGAAGGTTATAATAAACATCAAGCGTCTCCTCTTATTGCAGAACGCCTCAATATTGCCAAAATATTAAGACGAGCAGCCAAAAACTGGGATGGTGGTTATGCTATGGCAGGACTTATGGGACATGGCGATTCTTTTGTACTTAGAGATCCCGCAGGAATACGACCTACCTATTATTATAAGGATGATGAAGTTGTAGTTGTTGCTTCAGAGCGCCCTGTTATTCAAACCGTTTTTAATGTAAATTATGATGATGTTAAAGAATTAGATCCAGGACATGCTATTATTACTAAGAAATCTGGAGAAGTACTTATTAAACAAATTTTAGAGCCTTTAGAACGAAAAGCATGTTCTTTTGAGCGTATATATTTTTCTAGAGGAAGCGATACAGAAATTTATAAAGAGCGTAAATTATTAGGTAAATTAATTATGCCTAAAGTAATGAACGTCATAAATAATGATATAGAAAATTCTGTATTTTCTTATATCCCTAATACAGCAGAAACTTCTTTTTTTGGAATGACAGAGACTGTTGAAGATTTATTAAATGAGCAAAAAACAGCAGCGATACTTAATGGAAAAGGTGAGTTGTCATCTAGTCGAGTTACTGAAATATTATCAACACGCCCTCGTATTGAAAAAATAGCAATCAAGGATGTTAAATTAAGAACGTTTATTACTGAAGATAGTAGTAGAGATGATTTAGTTGCTCATGTTTATGACGTAACTTATGGTGTTATAAAACCTACCGATAACTTAGTAATTATAGACGATAGTATTGTTAGAGGAACTACTTTAAAAATGAGTATTCTAAAAATGATGGATCGTTTAAATCCTAAAAAGATTGTCGTTGTATCTTCAGCTCCACAAATTCGCTATCCAGATTGCTATGGTATTGATATGGCGCGGTTAGAAGGGTTAGTCGCTTTTAGAGCTGCTCTTGCATTATTAAAAGATAACGGCAACTATGCGTTAGTTGAAGAGGTTTACAGGAAATGTAAAGCACAAGTAGACTTAGAGGATAAAGATGTTCAAAATTTTGTAAAAGAAATCTATGATGGATTTACAGATGAACAAATTTCTGATAAAATCTCAGAATTATTAAGTGACGAATCTATAAATGCAGAGGTGAAAATTATATTTCAATCTGTTGAAAATTTACATATAGCTTGTCCTAAAAATTTAGGAGATTGGTACTTTACAGGAGATTACCCAACTGTTGGAGGCAACAGAGTTGTTAATAAAGCTTTCATTAATTTTTATGAAGGAAATGACGAAAGAGCATACTAG
- a CDS encoding IPExxxVDY family protein has protein sequence MALHKLIVDDFIDDSYALFAIHCTIEDFRLAYLLNYYLNINLKRKPQDLDFKYIESSYAIFEWNDLDNLRTWNLVSNVCKKEENSLISSGSLFTASNKIIRTHNLVPEYKNVNFLLKITSDGNFINEKAIISKIQEIPQIAAIYSIDVTQLKYRDNLIFN, from the coding sequence ATGGCGTTACACAAACTAATTGTAGACGACTTTATTGATGATTCTTACGCGTTGTTTGCTATCCATTGTACGATAGAAGATTTTCGTTTAGCTTATCTTTTAAATTACTATCTAAATATAAATTTAAAACGCAAACCTCAAGATTTGGATTTTAAATATATAGAATCTTCGTATGCTATTTTTGAATGGAATGATTTGGATAATTTAAGAACATGGAATTTAGTATCTAATGTTTGTAAAAAAGAAGAAAATAGCTTAATCAGTTCGGGATCATTATTTACAGCTTCAAATAAAATTATAAGAACTCACAATCTAGTTCCAGAATATAAAAATGTGAATTTTTTATTAAAAATTACTAGCGATGGTAATTTTATAAACGAAAAAGCGATTATTAGTAAGATACAGGAAATACCTCAAATTGCAGCAATCTATAGTATAGATGTAACACAGTTAAAATATAGAGATAATCTAATATTCAATTAA
- the rnc gene encoding ribonuclease III: MRFIRNILNSRSKKDGNFFIQLEKILGFKPKDDTYFKKAFTHRSMNKRDEQTGVPINYERLEFVGDAMLSAIIATHLFNEVPGGDEGYLTKMRSKIVSREHLNELGKELNLIDFLESKIDKNNFGSNIHGNLFEALVGAIYLDRGYVYCEKFIYDKVILPHVDIEKLEGKVISYKSLLIEWCQKEKKSFDYYVYEDTGNDVLRHFSVKLSINNKVIAKARATSKKKAEEKASKRAFFAFQGRMNKAGV, translated from the coding sequence ATGAGATTCATTCGTAACATACTAAATTCCCGCTCTAAAAAAGACGGGAATTTTTTTATTCAGCTTGAAAAGATATTAGGCTTTAAACCTAAAGATGATACTTATTTTAAAAAAGCGTTTACTCATAGATCGATGAATAAACGAGATGAACAAACTGGAGTTCCAATTAATTATGAACGATTAGAATTTGTTGGAGACGCTATGTTGAGTGCTATTATAGCTACACATTTGTTTAATGAAGTTCCTGGTGGAGATGAGGGATATTTAACAAAAATGAGATCTAAAATTGTAAGTAGAGAGCATTTGAACGAATTAGGAAAAGAATTAAACCTTATTGATTTTTTAGAAAGTAAAATTGATAAAAATAATTTTGGGAGTAATATACATGGTAATTTATTTGAAGCTTTAGTTGGAGCAATTTATTTAGATAGAGGCTATGTGTATTGCGAAAAATTTATCTATGATAAAGTAATATTACCACATGTAGATATTGAGAAACTAGAAGGAAAAGTAATTAGTTATAAAAGTTTACTTATCGAATGGTGTCAAAAAGAAAAAAAATCGTTTGATTATTATGTATATGAAGATACTGGAAATGATGTCTTAAGACATTTCTCAGTAAAATTATCTATAAATAATAAGGTAATCGCCAAAGCAAGAGCAACTTCAAAAAAGAAAGCTGAAGAAAAAGCTTCAAAACGAGCATTCTTTGCCTTTCAAGGTAGAATGAATAAAGCTGGAGTATAA
- the fabF gene encoding beta-ketoacyl-[acyl-carrier-protein] synthase II translates to MKLKRVVVTGLGALTPIGNTIEQYWDGLINGKSGAAPITYFDTEKFKTKFACELKDFNVADFLNRKEARKMDRFTQYAMIASDEAIADSKLNLDEINKLRVGVIWGAGIGGLETFQQEVLNFADGDGTPRFNPFFIPKMIADIAPGNISIKNGFMGPNYTTVSACASSANAMTDALNYIRLGHCDIIVTGGSEAAVTIAGMGGFNAMHALSTRNDSPETASRPFDANRDGFVLGEGAGALILEEYEHAKARGAKIYAEVVGAGLSSDAHHMTAPHPEGIGVIAVMENCLENAGLKPEDVDAINTHGTSTPLGDVAELKAISKVFGSHAKNININSTKSMTGHLLGAAGAIEAIASILSIEHGIVPPTINHSTVDEKIDSELNLTLNKAQKRDVKVAMSNTFGFGGHNACVLFKKID, encoded by the coding sequence ATGAAACTTAAGCGAGTTGTAGTTACTGGTCTGGGTGCTTTAACGCCAATTGGTAATACCATCGAACAATATTGGGATGGTCTTATTAATGGTAAGAGTGGTGCTGCGCCTATAACCTATTTTGATACTGAAAAGTTCAAGACCAAATTCGCTTGCGAATTAAAAGACTTTAACGTAGCAGATTTTCTTAATAGAAAAGAAGCCCGTAAAATGGATAGGTTTACGCAATATGCTATGATTGCTTCAGATGAAGCTATAGCAGATTCAAAACTTAATCTGGATGAGATTAATAAATTACGAGTAGGCGTTATTTGGGGAGCAGGTATTGGTGGTTTAGAAACATTTCAGCAGGAGGTATTAAATTTTGCTGATGGTGATGGAACTCCAAGATTTAACCCGTTCTTTATCCCAAAAATGATTGCAGATATTGCACCAGGTAATATATCTATTAAAAATGGATTTATGGGGCCTAATTATACCACAGTTTCTGCTTGTGCTTCTTCTGCCAATGCAATGACCGATGCTTTAAATTATATTAGATTAGGGCATTGCGATATTATTGTAACTGGAGGAAGTGAAGCAGCAGTAACAATTGCTGGTATGGGAGGTTTTAATGCAATGCATGCGTTATCTACAAGAAATGATAGCCCTGAAACAGCCTCAAGACCATTTGATGCTAATCGAGATGGATTTGTATTAGGAGAAGGAGCTGGCGCTTTAATTCTTGAAGAATATGAGCATGCTAAAGCTCGTGGTGCAAAAATATATGCAGAAGTTGTTGGCGCAGGCTTATCTTCTGATGCACATCATATGACAGCTCCACATCCAGAGGGTATTGGTGTTATTGCTGTAATGGAAAATTGTTTAGAAAATGCAGGACTTAAACCTGAAGATGTCGATGCGATTAATACGCATGGAACCTCTACACCGTTAGGTGATGTAGCGGAGTTAAAAGCGATATCTAAAGTTTTTGGTAGTCATGCAAAAAATATCAATATTAATTCTACAAAATCTATGACAGGGCATCTACTAGGTGCTGCAGGAGCTATCGAAGCTATTGCGTCTATATTATCTATAGAGCATGGTATTGTCCCTCCAACAATCAACCACTCTACGGTTGATGAAAAAATAGATTCAGAATTAAATTTAACACTAAACAAAGCTCAAAAGCGAGATGTTAAAGTTGCAATGAGTAATACGTTTGGATTTGGCGGTCACAACGCTTGTGTATTATTCAAAAAAATAGATTAA
- a CDS encoding sugar kinase, which yields MSKLVIVGTVAFDAIETPFGKTDKILGGAATYISLAASQFNVDSAIVSIVGGDFPEEHLNLLSGKSIDLSGVEIVKDGKTFFWSGLYHNDMNSRDTLATELNVLADFNPVVPKDYRDAEVVMLGNLHPIVQSGVLDQMTSTPKLVVLDTMNFWMDSALEDLHNVIKRVDVITINDEEARQLTGEYSLVVAARKIHEMGPKYVVIKKGEHGALLFNNDDVFYAPALPLEEVFDPTGAGDTFAGGFTGYLARTNDFSFENMKNAVIYGSTLASFCVEKFGTQRMEQLSSEEMHKRLQQFKDLTQFEIELS from the coding sequence ATGAGTAAATTAGTTATTGTTGGTACTGTTGCTTTTGATGCTATCGAAACCCCTTTTGGAAAAACAGATAAAATTCTTGGAGGCGCGGCAACTTATATAAGCTTAGCCGCTTCTCAATTTAATGTAGATTCTGCTATAGTTTCAATAGTAGGTGGTGATTTTCCAGAAGAACATTTAAATTTACTTTCAGGAAAAAGCATAGACCTTTCTGGAGTTGAAATCGTTAAAGACGGAAAAACATTTTTCTGGAGTGGTTTGTATCATAATGATATGAATTCGCGTGATACACTAGCAACTGAGCTAAATGTTCTTGCAGATTTTAATCCTGTTGTTCCAAAAGATTATAGAGATGCAGAAGTTGTGATGTTAGGTAATTTACATCCAATTGTACAAAGTGGTGTTTTAGATCAGATGACTTCAACTCCAAAATTAGTAGTTCTAGATACTATGAATTTTTGGATGGATAGTGCTTTAGAAGATTTACATAACGTTATAAAACGTGTAGATGTTATTACTATAAATGATGAAGAAGCAAGGCAACTAACCGGAGAATATTCTTTAGTTGTAGCTGCAAGGAAAATACATGAAATGGGGCCAAAATATGTAGTTATAAAAAAAGGAGAACACGGTGCTTTATTATTTAATAATGATGATGTATTTTATGCTCCTGCTTTACCTTTAGAAGAAGTGTTTGATCCAACAGGAGCTGGAGATACATTTGCAGGAGGGTTTACTGGGTATTTAGCAAGAACTAATGATTTCTCATTTGAGAATATGAAAAACGCTGTTATTTATGGATCAACACTAGCATCATTTTGCGTTGAAAAATTTGGAACTCAACGCATGGAACAGCTTTCAAGTGAGGAAATGCATAAACGTTTGCAACAGTTTAAAGATTTAACACAATTTGAAATAGAATTATCATAA